A region from the Sandaracinus amylolyticus genome encodes:
- a CDS encoding anthranilate synthase component I family protein: MGPARPSFEEFVALRRESSIVPVTREVLADTLTPVAAYAALGGGEGSYLLESVVGGEKWARYSFVGFDPDLRVRGRGDRYEIRSGSLSGGRVETRTGVDPWKELRATLAQYRAPEVPWLPRFWGGAVGYVAYDAVRAFEPSALRKDDRRPAEEWDFSYAIGGPIVIFDSLKQTARVVLPVRSDVPDARAAYDDALARIDGVIARMQRNVSLRPMSPPGPPRHDRPLPASSFDHDRFCAAVEQAKEHIRAGDIFQVVVSQRFRVPSDGVDPFDVYRAMRAINPSPYMFFLRFQECRIAGASPETLVRLEHGRAEVRPIAGTRRRGATEEDDARAAEELLADPKERAEHVMLVDLGRNDLGRVCRPGTVRLTEKMVIERYSHVMHTTSNVVGELEPGRDALDLLGATFPAGTLSGAPKVRAMQIIDALEPEPRGIYGGAVGYLSWSGNMDVAIAIRTVVEQGGELRVQAGAGLVEASVPELEYDETVNKARAALAAIEAAKG, encoded by the coding sequence ATGGGACCCGCACGCCCGTCGTTCGAGGAGTTCGTCGCGCTCCGGCGCGAGTCATCGATCGTTCCCGTCACGCGCGAAGTGCTCGCCGACACGCTCACTCCGGTCGCCGCGTACGCGGCGCTCGGCGGCGGCGAAGGCAGCTACTTGCTCGAGAGCGTCGTCGGCGGCGAGAAATGGGCGCGCTACTCGTTCGTCGGGTTCGATCCCGATCTGCGCGTGCGCGGTCGCGGCGACCGCTACGAAATCCGTAGCGGCTCGCTCAGCGGGGGCCGCGTCGAGACCAGGACCGGCGTCGATCCGTGGAAGGAGCTGCGCGCGACGCTCGCGCAGTACCGCGCGCCCGAAGTGCCGTGGCTGCCGCGCTTCTGGGGCGGCGCGGTGGGCTACGTCGCGTACGACGCGGTGCGCGCGTTCGAGCCGAGCGCGCTGCGCAAGGACGACCGCCGACCCGCGGAGGAGTGGGACTTCTCGTACGCGATCGGCGGTCCGATCGTGATCTTCGACTCGCTCAAGCAGACCGCCCGCGTCGTGCTTCCCGTGCGCTCCGACGTCCCCGACGCGCGCGCCGCGTACGACGACGCGCTCGCGCGCATCGACGGCGTGATCGCGCGCATGCAGCGCAACGTGTCGCTGCGCCCGATGAGCCCGCCTGGCCCGCCGCGTCACGATCGCCCGCTGCCCGCGAGCTCGTTCGATCACGATCGCTTCTGCGCCGCGGTCGAGCAGGCGAAGGAGCACATCCGCGCGGGCGACATCTTCCAGGTGGTCGTCTCGCAGCGGTTCCGCGTGCCGAGCGACGGTGTCGATCCCTTCGACGTCTACCGCGCGATGCGCGCGATCAATCCGTCGCCGTACATGTTCTTCCTGCGCTTCCAGGAGTGCCGCATCGCGGGCGCGAGCCCGGAGACGCTGGTGCGCCTCGAGCACGGCCGCGCCGAGGTACGGCCGATCGCCGGCACGCGCCGTCGCGGCGCGACGGAGGAGGACGACGCGCGCGCCGCCGAGGAGCTGCTCGCGGATCCGAAGGAGCGCGCCGAGCACGTGATGCTCGTCGATCTCGGCCGCAACGATCTGGGTCGCGTCTGCCGGCCGGGCACCGTACGGCTCACCGAGAAGATGGTGATCGAGCGATACAGCCACGTGATGCACACGACGTCGAACGTCGTCGGCGAGCTCGAGCCCGGCCGCGACGCGCTCGATCTGCTCGGCGCGACGTTCCCGGCGGGCACGCTCAGCGGCGCGCCGAAGGTACGCGCGATGCAGATCATCGACGCGCTCGAGCCCGAGCCGCGCGGCATCTACGGCGGCGCGGTCGGGTACCTCTCGTGGAGCGGCAACATGGACGTCGCGATCGCGATCCGGACGGTCGTCGAGCAGGGCGGCGAGCTGCGCGTCCAGGCCGGCGCGGGCCTCGTCGAGGCGAGCGTTCCGGAGCTCGAGTACGACGAGACGGTCAACAAAGCGCGCGCCGCGCTCGCCGCGATCGAGGCCGCGAAGGGCTGA
- a CDS encoding parallel beta-helix domain-containing protein has protein sequence MTGTKVVTRVVLGLTLGLAACGGDDGPPEGCDRWVDPGGDARANVQTMFEEAVDGDVLCFTPGTYEFDDGVTISDKADITIRGTGAEREDVLLNFAGMGTGNSGINASSMTNFTIANMRVVDAAANDVFITDSDFVTIRNVSAGWTDLRAPAEHGRYALYPVQSSHVIVEDSEAFGSVDAGIYVGQTDRCIVRNNVAHGNVAGIEIENSTNCEVHNNVARNNSAGILVFELPGLERQGSRTLVHHNEIVDNSEENFAPSDVGIIALVPPGIGLMILAANEVEAHDNTITGNVSTGVAVVSYVVPIALGAPVPDDAEYDFFPESIYLHDNTYSNNGQMPASAILLIPGSQDPPGSTVEDIVWDGMMREGMEAGDVLCIDDGGSYRMAVIDSDPTSTSDPPFAVQSTDRAPVTCTGMTIDPEF, from the coding sequence ATGACTGGAACGAAGGTGGTCACACGTGTGGTGCTCGGGCTCACGCTCGGGCTCGCGGCGTGCGGTGGCGACGATGGGCCGCCCGAGGGATGCGATCGTTGGGTCGATCCCGGCGGCGACGCGCGCGCGAACGTGCAGACGATGTTCGAGGAAGCCGTCGACGGCGACGTGCTCTGCTTCACCCCGGGCACGTACGAGTTCGACGACGGCGTGACCATCTCCGACAAGGCCGACATCACGATCCGCGGCACCGGCGCGGAGCGCGAGGACGTGCTGCTGAACTTCGCGGGGATGGGCACCGGCAACAGCGGCATCAACGCGAGCTCGATGACGAACTTCACCATCGCGAACATGCGCGTGGTCGACGCCGCGGCGAACGACGTCTTCATCACCGACTCGGACTTCGTCACGATCCGCAACGTGAGCGCGGGCTGGACCGATCTCCGCGCGCCCGCCGAGCACGGCCGGTACGCGCTCTATCCCGTCCAGTCGTCGCACGTCATCGTCGAGGACAGCGAAGCGTTCGGCAGCGTCGACGCCGGCATCTACGTCGGTCAGACCGATCGCTGCATCGTGCGCAACAACGTCGCGCACGGGAACGTCGCGGGCATCGAGATCGAGAACTCGACGAACTGCGAGGTCCACAACAACGTCGCGCGCAACAACAGCGCGGGCATCCTCGTGTTCGAGCTGCCGGGCCTCGAGCGTCAGGGCAGCCGCACGCTCGTGCACCACAACGAGATCGTCGACAACAGCGAAGAGAACTTCGCGCCGTCGGACGTCGGCATCATCGCGCTCGTGCCGCCCGGCATCGGCCTGATGATCCTCGCGGCGAACGAGGTCGAGGCGCACGACAACACGATCACCGGCAACGTCAGCACGGGCGTGGCGGTCGTCTCGTACGTGGTGCCGATCGCGCTCGGCGCGCCGGTCCCGGACGACGCGGAGTACGACTTCTTCCCGGAGAGCATCTATCTCCACGACAACACGTACTCGAACAACGGCCAGATGCCGGCGTCCGCGATCCTCCTGATCCCCGGGTCGCAGGATCCGCCGGGCTCGACCGTCGAGGACATCGTCTGGGACGGCATGATGCGCGAGGGCATGGAGGCCGGCGACGTGCTCTGCATCGACGACGGCGGCAGCTATCGCATGGCGGTGATCGACAGCGATCCGACGAGCACGTCGGACCCGCCGTTCGCCGTGCAGTCGACCGATCGCGCTCCGGTCACGTGCACCGGGATGACGATCGATCCCGAGTTCTGA